The Pantanalinema sp. genome contains a region encoding:
- a CDS encoding FixH family protein: MKFTYAQKFVAGMVGILVFTFALDIGFIVVGAMGDDGLVVENYYKHGLNYDADRATRENKQGWQVALDAPKMAQRAESAIVTLKDRDSRPLAGATVTLQLFRPTKAGYDQRITLAEVGAGRFEAPVTVPLEGLWDATVEIQQGAVRYDYRERLRLEAPRS; the protein is encoded by the coding sequence GTGAAGTTCACCTACGCCCAGAAGTTCGTCGCCGGCATGGTCGGCATCCTCGTCTTCACCTTCGCCCTCGACATCGGCTTCATCGTGGTGGGGGCCATGGGCGACGACGGGCTGGTGGTCGAGAACTACTACAAGCACGGCCTCAACTACGACGCCGATCGCGCGACGCGCGAGAACAAGCAGGGCTGGCAGGTCGCGCTCGACGCGCCCAAGATGGCCCAGCGCGCCGAAAGCGCGATCGTGACCCTCAAGGACCGCGACAGCCGCCCGCTGGCGGGCGCCACCGTCACCCTCCAGCTCTTCAGGCCGACCAAGGCGGGCTACGACCAGCGCATCACCCTCGCCGAGGTGGGAGCCGGGCGCTTCGAGGCCCCCGTCACCGTCCCGCTCGAGGGGCTCTGGGACGCCACGGTCGAGATCCAGCAGGGCGCGGTGCGCTACGATTACCGCGAGCGCCTGCGGCTTGAAGCCCCGCGCTCATGA
- a CDS encoding heavy metal translocating P-type ATPase, which yields MTTLAPSACFHCGLDARDPVTGRIGDQTRSFCCKACKLAAELIGGEGLDGFYARREGFGLKPKAAHDFPFDDPHFQESISRSEGCSMREVVLELEGLHCSACVWLIERILGKTPGVESVRVNFTARRVVIRWDPATVRLGALADTLGALGYPPSPYDPTGSDRRARTRQRAMLIRLSVAALAALGAMFVGEGLNWGGFDASEHHLRGMLSWVGLAIATPAALYVGWPFFKSAWTGLRAGALTMDATITLASLMAYLASVWATVTGRGAVYFDCLLALLFFLLVGRALEGAVRRRVLGLAERNWRLAAPSATRLKDDGEETVATSAIRTGDRLLVRPGETIPVDGRVESGTGHVDEAMLSGESLPVSKAPESPVTAGTLNLEGALVVRAERVGAETTLAQIVRWVSEADAARSPSQLLADKAATVFLPLLVLVAGLTFWLNLPLGLDHAIRNTVSVLIVTCPCALGLATPAAIAVAMARGVREGILFKGGLELERLRGVTHLILDKTGTVTAGRMRVTRVEGEGLELAASLEALSEHPMARAVTAHAQEQGLAPLPVEGFKAIPGCGVEGTVAGHQVRIGKPGWLDSMELDFIPPPPTPSRSRASVPFAASAHPAQVHQGAGSPGPETDSRILIARDGRVVGSVSIADTLRPDAAETLGALKARGIEGMLLSGDRRHVVEAIAGKLGLARFFSDVLPDGKRAVIQSERGHGRVVAMVGDGVNDAPALASADVGIAMGQGAAIAASAAGVVLLGDRLGQLLDALRLSEATVATIRANFALSALYNVVAVPVAAMGWVSPQWAAVLMPASSLLVLFNSLRLSR from the coding sequence ATGACCACGCTCGCGCCGAGCGCCTGCTTCCATTGCGGGCTCGACGCCAGGGACCCCGTCACCGGCCGGATCGGCGACCAGACGCGATCGTTCTGCTGTAAAGCCTGCAAGCTCGCCGCCGAGCTGATCGGCGGCGAGGGGCTCGACGGCTTCTACGCCCGGCGCGAGGGTTTCGGCCTGAAGCCGAAGGCGGCGCACGACTTCCCCTTCGACGATCCCCACTTCCAGGAGAGCATCTCAAGATCCGAGGGCTGCTCCATGCGCGAGGTCGTCCTGGAGCTCGAGGGCCTTCACTGCTCGGCCTGCGTCTGGCTGATCGAGCGCATCCTCGGCAAGACCCCGGGGGTCGAGTCGGTGAGGGTCAACTTCACCGCCCGGCGCGTCGTCATCCGCTGGGATCCCGCCACCGTCCGCCTCGGAGCCCTGGCCGACACGCTCGGCGCCCTGGGCTACCCCCCCTCTCCCTACGACCCCACCGGCTCCGACCGCCGGGCCCGCACGCGCCAGCGCGCCATGCTGATCCGGCTCTCGGTCGCTGCCCTGGCCGCCCTCGGGGCCATGTTCGTGGGCGAGGGCCTCAACTGGGGCGGGTTCGACGCGAGCGAGCACCACCTGCGCGGGATGCTGTCGTGGGTGGGGCTTGCGATCGCGACGCCGGCGGCCCTGTACGTGGGCTGGCCCTTCTTCAAGAGCGCCTGGACCGGGCTGCGCGCGGGCGCGCTCACCATGGACGCCACGATCACCCTCGCCTCGCTGATGGCCTACCTCGCGAGCGTCTGGGCGACGGTCACCGGCCGCGGCGCGGTCTACTTCGATTGCCTGCTGGCGCTGCTGTTCTTCCTGCTGGTCGGGCGCGCCCTCGAGGGGGCGGTGCGGCGCCGGGTGCTCGGGCTGGCCGAGCGGAACTGGCGGCTGGCCGCCCCCAGCGCGACCCGGCTCAAGGACGACGGCGAGGAGACGGTGGCGACCTCGGCCATCCGGACAGGCGATCGCCTGCTGGTGCGCCCGGGCGAGACGATCCCGGTCGACGGCCGCGTGGAGTCGGGCACCGGCCACGTGGACGAGGCCATGCTCAGCGGCGAGTCGCTCCCGGTCTCGAAGGCTCCCGAGAGTCCCGTCACGGCAGGCACCCTCAACCTGGAAGGGGCGCTCGTGGTGCGCGCCGAGCGGGTGGGCGCCGAGACCACGCTCGCCCAGATCGTGCGCTGGGTGAGCGAGGCGGACGCCGCGCGCTCTCCCTCCCAGCTGCTCGCGGACAAGGCGGCGACGGTCTTCTTGCCCCTGCTCGTCCTGGTGGCGGGCCTGACGTTCTGGCTCAACCTGCCGCTCGGGCTGGACCATGCGATCCGCAACACCGTGTCGGTGCTGATCGTGACCTGCCCGTGCGCGCTGGGGCTCGCGACGCCGGCGGCGATCGCCGTGGCCATGGCCCGCGGGGTCCGCGAGGGGATCCTGTTCAAGGGCGGCCTGGAGCTCGAGCGCCTGCGCGGGGTGACCCACCTGATCCTGGACAAGACGGGGACGGTGACGGCGGGCCGGATGCGCGTGACGCGCGTCGAGGGCGAGGGCCTTGAACTCGCGGCCTCGCTCGAGGCCCTCTCGGAGCACCCGATGGCCCGGGCGGTGACGGCCCATGCCCAGGAGCAAGGGCTGGCTCCGCTTCCGGTCGAGGGCTTCAAGGCGATCCCCGGGTGCGGGGTGGAAGGCACGGTCGCGGGGCACCAGGTGCGGATCGGGAAGCCGGGATGGCTCGACTCCATGGAACTTGATTTTATCCCCCCACCCCCCACCCCGAGCCGCTCTCGGGCATCCGTGCCCTTCGCGGCATCAGCGCATCCTGCGCAAGTCCACCAGGGGGCGGGGAGTCCCGGACCGGAGACGGACAGCCGTATCCTGATCGCGCGGGACGGGAGGGTCGTGGGCTCCGTCTCGATCGCGGACACCCTGCGCCCCGACGCGGCCGAGACCCTCGGTGCGCTCAAGGCGCGCGGGATCGAGGGGATGCTGCTGTCGGGCGATCGCAGGCATGTGGTCGAGGCGATCGCCGGCAAGCTCGGCCTCGCGCGCTTCTTCTCCGACGTCCTTCCCGACGGCAAGCGCGCGGTGATACAATCCGAGCGCGGACACGGGCGCGTGGTGGCCATGGTGGGCGACGGCGTGAACGACGCCCCGGCGCTGGCGAGCGCCGACGTGGGCATCGCCATGGGGCAGGGGGCCGCGATCGCGGCGTCGGCCGCGGGGGTCGTGCTGCTGGGCGATCGCCTCGGCCAGCTGCTCGACGCCTTGCGCCTCTCGGAGGCGACGGTCGCCACGATCCGCGCCAACTTCGCCCTCTCGGCGCTCTACAACGTGGTGGCGGTGCCGGTCGCGGCGATGGGCTGGGTCTCGCCCCAGTGGGCCGCGGTGCTGATGCCCGCGAGCTCGCTCTTGGTCCTCTTCAACTCCCTACGTCTGTCGAGGTGA
- the ccoS gene encoding cbb3-type cytochrome oxidase assembly protein CcoS: MFIILPITFLAAAYLLYALIKGIRAGEYDDVEGEKYRILHDEE; encoded by the coding sequence ATGTTCATCATCCTGCCCATCACCTTCCTGGCCGCCGCCTACCTCCTGTACGCGCTGATCAAGGGAATCCGGGCAGGGGAGTACGACGACGTGGAGGGCGAGAAGTACCGCATCCTCCACGACGAAGAGTGA
- a CDS encoding 2-oxoglutarate and iron-dependent oxygenase domain-containing protein produces the protein MIVTQRVGIPVVDMDDYRSGSPEARENFVKTLGDGLKEFGFITVGHHGIDQELIRKAYRLYQDFFALDLETKRKYGKRHGGQRGYTEFGSENAKGNPVPDLKEFWHVGRELAAGHPLRSEYPDNVWPAEIAEFKQTVLALYGQLDSCVDTFLFALADYFELPRTTFSDMVKDGNSILRTIHYPPLSPDADPRAVRAAAHEDINMITILCEATSSGLELLTRSGEWLAIDALEGQIVVDAGDMLQRVTNHVIPSTTHRVVNPEGPNTARYSMPFFVHPYSACDLTALDRFVTDESPRKDPPITAGAFLEQRLREIGLIK, from the coding sequence ATGATCGTCACCCAGCGCGTGGGAATCCCCGTCGTCGACATGGACGACTATCGCTCGGGCTCGCCCGAGGCCCGCGAGAACTTCGTCAAGACGCTCGGCGACGGGCTCAAGGAGTTCGGCTTCATCACCGTCGGACACCACGGCATCGACCAGGAGCTGATCCGCAAGGCCTATCGCCTTTACCAGGACTTCTTCGCCCTGGACCTCGAGACCAAGCGCAAGTACGGCAAGCGCCACGGCGGCCAGCGCGGCTACACCGAGTTCGGCTCGGAGAACGCCAAGGGCAACCCCGTCCCCGACCTCAAGGAGTTCTGGCACGTGGGCCGCGAGCTCGCCGCAGGCCATCCCTTGCGCTCCGAGTACCCCGACAACGTCTGGCCCGCAGAGATCGCCGAGTTCAAGCAGACCGTCCTCGCGCTCTACGGCCAGCTCGATAGCTGCGTCGACACCTTCCTCTTCGCCCTGGCCGACTACTTCGAGCTGCCCCGGACCACCTTCTCCGACATGGTCAAGGACGGCAACAGCATCCTGCGCACCATCCACTACCCGCCGCTCTCGCCCGACGCCGATCCCCGCGCGGTGCGCGCCGCCGCCCACGAGGACATCAACATGATCACCATCCTCTGCGAGGCGACCTCGTCGGGGCTGGAGCTGCTCACCCGCTCGGGCGAGTGGCTGGCCATCGACGCCCTCGAGGGCCAGATCGTCGTGGACGCGGGCGACATGCTGCAGCGGGTCACCAACCACGTGATCCCCTCGACCACCCACCGCGTCGTCAACCCCGAGGGCCCGAACACCGCCCGCTACTCGATGCCCTTCTTCGTCCACCCCTACAGCGCGTGCGACCTCACGGCCCTCGACCGGTTCGTGACCGACGAGAGCCCGCGCAAGGATCCCCCCATCACCGCCGGCGCCTTCCTCGAGCAGCGCCTGCGCGAGATCGGCCTGATCAAGTAA
- a CDS encoding sulfite exporter TauE/SafE family protein, with the protein MTILLLAIGFVGAFISGLLGVGGAIVLIPMLLYLPPLLGLGRLGIVEIGGMSIVQVLVASLLGLLSHRRAGHFSRRVALPMGIAMAVASALGAGLSSVFSGEVLRALFALLAGAAALLMVLPAPASADGEELPEGFSPALASAIASLVGLLSGLLGAGGAFMLTPLMRSVLGLPMRLIIGNSLAIVFISALSASATKALTAQIPYQHAALLVAGALAGSPLGARASLRAPVKALRWIMAIVIGSTAVKMTLDLLR; encoded by the coding sequence ATGACCATCCTGCTGCTCGCCATCGGCTTCGTCGGCGCCTTCATCTCGGGCCTGCTCGGCGTGGGGGGGGCCATCGTCCTGATCCCCATGCTGCTGTACCTTCCCCCGCTCCTGGGGCTGGGGCGGCTCGGCATCGTCGAGATCGGCGGCATGTCGATCGTCCAGGTGCTCGTCGCCTCCTTGCTCGGCCTGCTCTCCCACCGCCGGGCGGGGCACTTCTCGAGGCGCGTGGCCCTGCCCATGGGGATCGCCATGGCCGTGGCCTCGGCCCTCGGCGCCGGCCTCTCGAGCGTCTTCTCGGGCGAGGTCCTGAGGGCGCTGTTCGCGCTTCTCGCCGGCGCGGCCGCCCTGCTGATGGTCCTGCCGGCCCCGGCCTCGGCGGACGGCGAGGAGCTGCCCGAGGGCTTCAGCCCCGCGCTGGCCTCGGCGATCGCCTCGTTGGTGGGCCTGCTGTCGGGCCTGCTCGGGGCGGGCGGCGCCTTCATGCTCACCCCTCTGATGCGCTCGGTGCTGGGGCTGCCCATGCGCCTGATCATCGGCAACTCGCTGGCCATCGTCTTCATCTCGGCCCTCTCGGCCAGCGCGACCAAGGCCCTCACCGCCCAGATCCCGTATCAGCACGCCGCCCTCCTGGTGGCGGGCGCGCTCGCGGGATCCCCGCTCGGCGCCCGGGCCTCGCTGCGCGCGCCGGTGAAGGCCCTGCGCTGGATCATGGCGATCGTGATCGGTTCGACCGCCGTCAAGATGACGCTCGACCTCCTGAGGTGA
- a CDS encoding MBL fold metallo-hydrolase: MFELSPAELKARLDRQEAIALLDVRNAEEFEAWRIESKHDFPVAHVAYFDFIEDPEAAIAALPFSQEQEVVVVCAKGGSSEFVANLMNEAGYNALNMTGGMQAWGDLYEVREVVPSSARLTLLQFNRVGKGCLSYLIASGKEAIVVDPGRHVAQYVEEAKRRGLSIAHVVDTHVHADHVSGAPELVELTGAPYHLHEGDASFGKLNVASGEGQIRLGELVVDVLQEHTPGHTPGSTSLVVDGRFFISGDTLFVKSVGRPDLGGHAVEWAHDLYRTLSEKIRRLSDDTTVLPGHFASLDEIREDGVVAGVLGEIRKSNPALAIEDAGAFVAFIQENMRPQPELYGEIRRVNLGLVSACEDQRTALEIGKNECAASKALA; this comes from the coding sequence ATGTTCGAACTTTCCCCCGCTGAACTCAAGGCCCGGCTCGACCGCCAGGAGGCGATCGCCCTGCTGGACGTGCGCAACGCCGAGGAGTTCGAGGCCTGGCGCATCGAGAGCAAGCACGATTTCCCCGTGGCCCACGTGGCCTACTTCGACTTCATCGAGGATCCCGAGGCGGCGATCGCGGCCCTTCCCTTCTCGCAAGAGCAGGAGGTGGTGGTGGTCTGCGCCAAGGGCGGCTCCTCCGAGTTCGTGGCGAACTTGATGAACGAGGCGGGCTACAACGCCCTCAACATGACCGGCGGCATGCAGGCCTGGGGCGACCTCTACGAGGTCCGCGAGGTGGTGCCCTCGAGCGCTCGCCTCACCCTGCTGCAGTTCAACCGGGTCGGAAAGGGCTGCCTCTCCTACCTGATCGCATCGGGCAAGGAGGCGATCGTGGTCGACCCGGGCCGGCACGTCGCCCAGTACGTGGAGGAGGCCAAGAGGCGCGGGCTGAGCATCGCCCACGTGGTGGACACCCACGTCCACGCCGATCACGTCTCGGGCGCTCCTGAGCTCGTCGAGCTGACGGGGGCCCCCTACCACCTTCACGAGGGTGACGCCTCCTTCGGCAAGCTGAACGTCGCCTCCGGCGAGGGCCAGATCCGGCTGGGCGAGCTGGTGGTGGACGTGCTCCAGGAGCACACCCCGGGCCACACCCCGGGCAGCACCAGCCTGGTGGTGGACGGTCGCTTCTTCATCTCGGGCGACACCCTCTTCGTCAAGTCGGTCGGCCGTCCCGACCTGGGCGGCCACGCGGTGGAGTGGGCGCACGACCTCTACCGGACCCTGAGCGAGAAGATCCGCCGGCTCTCGGACGACACGACGGTGCTTCCCGGCCACTTCGCGAGCCTGGACGAGATCCGCGAGGACGGGGTCGTGGCGGGGGTCCTCGGCGAGATCCGCAAGAGCAACCCGGCCCTTGCCATCGAGGATGCGGGCGCCTTCGTCGCCTTCATCCAGGAGAACATGCGCCCCCAGCCCGAGCTCTACGGCGAGATCCGCCGGGTGAACCTGGGCCTGGTGAGCGCCTGCGAGGACCAGCGCACCGCCCTCGAGATCGGCAAGAACGAGTGCGCCGCCAGCAAGGCCCTCGCCTGA
- a CDS encoding sulfurtransferase TusA family protein, which yields MQNHDATKTLDVKGLKCPMPIVKAKKELDAMAPGETLAVLATDRGSVLDFQGWAKTNKTARLVEQQTVTSDDGREVYVHVIERQG from the coding sequence ATGCAAAACCACGACGCCACCAAGACCCTCGACGTGAAGGGCCTCAAGTGCCCCATGCCCATCGTCAAGGCCAAGAAGGAGCTGGACGCCATGGCCCCCGGCGAGACCCTCGCGGTGCTCGCGACGGACAGGGGCTCGGTGCTGGATTTCCAGGGCTGGGCCAAGACCAACAAGACGGCCCGCCTGGTCGAGCAGCAGACCGTGACGAGTGACGACGGCCGCGAGGTGTACGTCCACGTCATCGAGCGCCAGGGCTAA
- a CDS encoding DsrE/DsrF/DrsH-like family protein encodes MDSTATISALEARVARLEGDLAGLKENVPEDRVSMIVFSGDLDKTLAAFIIATGAATMGMEVSMFFTFWGLSAIKERRLFDAKSLSERMMAMMTPSSSKELNPSKMAFMGAGAALLRQMMKDKDVASLEDLISLAREMGVTFTACEMSMDVMGVKREELLADAQLGGVATFMADALKSRVSLFI; translated from the coding sequence ATGGATTCCACCGCAACGATCTCGGCCCTCGAGGCGCGCGTCGCGCGCCTCGAGGGCGACCTCGCCGGGCTCAAGGAGAACGTCCCCGAGGACCGCGTCTCGATGATCGTCTTCTCGGGCGACCTGGACAAGACCCTCGCGGCCTTCATCATCGCCACGGGTGCTGCCACCATGGGCATGGAGGTCTCCATGTTCTTCACCTTCTGGGGGCTCTCGGCCATCAAGGAGCGCCGGCTCTTCGACGCCAAGTCGCTCAGCGAGCGGATGATGGCCATGATGACCCCTTCGAGCTCCAAGGAGCTGAACCCCTCGAAGATGGCCTTCATGGGGGCCGGGGCGGCCCTCTTGCGCCAGATGATGAAGGACAAGGACGTGGCCTCGCTGGAGGACCTCATCTCCCTGGCCCGGGAGATGGGCGTCACCTTCACCGCCTGCGAGATGAGCATGGACGTGATGGGCGTCAAGCGCGAGGAGCTGCTCGCCGACGCGCAGCTGGGCGGGGTGGCGACCTTCATGGCGGACGCGCTGAAGAGCCGCGTCTCGCTCTTCATCTAG